The following nucleotide sequence is from uncultured Draconibacterium sp..
AAGTTAAAAGTAAGGCGGCAAAAAATAAAGCCTGAATGCCAAAAACCACCGGAGCGATCCGGTTTTTTGTATTTATTTTCAACAAATTGATAACCAGTGAAAAAAGCAATGCTAAAAGAAACCAAGCCACATAGTTTTGCACCGGAATTGCTGATTTGCTAAAGCTCCACATGGCTAATTGTGGTGCCACTTGTTCCAGCAACACATCGTAAATCAACAGTAAAAACGATGCTCCAAAAACCTTTACTACCGGGTTCCAGGTGGTTAGTTCTATTACCGAGTTCGACACATAAACAAGCAGCAGCCAGTTTAACCCAATAATAAGCGGCGTGTTAAATAGTTTTACGCCTAATCCGTGTCCGTAAGTGTAACTGCCAAAAATACTTCCGGTATTTACACCAATCAGTTCAATAATAAAACTTGCTGCGTAAATGAATATAAAGACCACTATTGTTTTAGCGGAAAATTTGCTGTGAAACAAACCAACGATCAAACTACTCAGTATTAATGCAAATGGCGTTAAATGCACAAAAAACGAGCGGGTAGCCGGAACTGAAAGTCCGGCAAATCCTACGGCATAGAAAATGATTAGAAACAGAACAAAGTATCTGTAATTTGCGTGGATTGTATTTGCTATGTTTTTTGTGCCAATCATTTTTTAGCGAATTTCTTTAACTGTTCAATTAGCAACATATTGTATAAAATCATGCTGAACGCGTAGGCAAAATCTTCAACGGGAATGGTAAAAATCCGTATTCCCAGGTTCTCGTTGTTGTTGTACCACACCACTTCTCCGTCGATATACGATCCGGTTAAAATTCCGTTTACAATTAAAAAGGGAATCAGAATTACTATGAACGTGATAAAGAATGAATGGGTTATTCTGCTTTTCAAAATCAGGGAAAGCAACAGGGCAACAGCAAGTTTTGCCGCAATGTAAAAAGTGTAGGTTTTATCGGTATTGAAAATGATCAGTAAAACACACAGGAAAATGAGCGAAAGAACCAGTGCGCGATTCCATTTGTCTTTTAGCTCCAGTTGCGGGAAATATTCGCGGATGGATTCATGTAAAAATATGCTGGCATAAGGAATTACTATAAAAAACAGGATTTCTTCGAGTGGCAATGTAAATAAATAGCTGCCCGATAAATATTCAGGATTGAATCCCCAAATTCCACGATTGGTAAAATTCACATCAAAAAGTATATACACCAGGGCAACCAAAAAAATGGAAGAAAAAACATATTTCCATTGTTTGTAGAACTGCAGTCGTTTATCGAAACTCAGCAGTAGAGGCACTGCGCCGGAAGCCGTAAGTAGTATAAAGTACAATGACATTTATTTCTTTAAAAAACGAAATTGAAAAATCAGTAATCCATAATTATCGAAATCACGAATGTTCTTTCCCCGATGGTGTGCCAGGTGTGCCTCGCGCACTGCTTTGAGGTATTTGTTTTTTGTATGGGTTAAAAACGGAATGTTCAGTCGTTGGTGTATCATTACATCGTGAATGGCAAAATAGGTGAGGCCGTATAAACTTATGCCAATTCCCAGTGCAATTAGCGCTGAAATATGAAAGAAGAAACCAACGATGAGGACAACGATTGCAGGAATGGCATAAACGAGAAAAAAATAGTCGTTTTTTTCAAAACCGGGTTTATACAACTCAGTTTGCGAGGCGTTCTTTTTGTGGTCGTTCACATGATGATCGCGGTGCCATTTCCACAAAAAACCATGCATAACAAATTTATGGTTCGACCAGGCTACGAACTCCATAAAACAAAAGGCTGCTATGGCAATTAGTATATTCACGTTTTTACGTTTAAATGTTCTTCAACGCGTTCGTATATCTTTTTAAACCAAACGGTGTAGTTCTCCGGATTGTTCTTTACGTCCTTTTTTAATTCTTCATAGTCGACATATTTCCAACTTAAAACCTCATTGGCATTTGGCTTTGGCAATTCATCGCTAAAACCAATAAAAACACGGTCGAGCTCGTGTTCGGTTAGCTGATTATCTAACTCTTCTTTGTAGGTAAAATCAAAAATTTCCTGTAACGAAGCTTGCATCCCCATTTCTTCCATCAACCGGCGGTTTGCCGCGTCGATACTGGCTTCTTCCGGATAAGGGTGACTGCAACAGGTGTTGGTCCACAACCCGTTTGAATGATACTTATTTAAAGCCCGCTGATGGATAAGCCATTCGCCTTTCGAATTAATGATGAACACAGAAATAGCGCGGTGCAGCAGGCCTTTCACGTGCGCCTCCAACTTTTCCATTTCGCCAAGTACATTGTCGTTTTGGTCAACCAGAATTACCTTTTCTATTTTGTTGTTGTTCTTCATACCAATCTAAGATTATAAAGTGTTTTTGCTTTTACCATGATCAGCATTTTTTTATAGTTGGGTACTCGTACGCGGTTTTGCATAATAACTGAAGCCGGCGTTCGCTTTAATTTGTTTAACAGTAAACGATAATAATTATAGGCCACTAACACGGCCAGTTTCGATTTTCCGGGTAGTTTTCTTATGCCTTCGTAGGCGGTTTCAAAATCGGCTTCAATATCTTTTATGATGCGTTTTTTTTCTTCATCGCAAAATTCTTTACTGTTCAGTTCCGCGAAATAATTCCGACCCAAAGTTTCTGTGTCTTCACGCAGGTCTCTCAAAAAGTTTACTTTCTGAAAAGCAGAACCGAGTTTCATGGCAGGTGTCACCAACTCGTCAAATTTTTTCTGATCACCATCACAAAATACTTTCAAACACATTAAACCAACCACATCGGCCGAACCGTAAATATACTGGTTGGCTTCCAGTTTTGTTTTGTATTCTTTTTTTTCCAGGTCGTATCGCATGCTGGTGAGAAAAGCATCAACATGATCAAGCGAGATATTATATTTTTTTACCGTGTATTGGAAAGCCTGAAGAACCGGATTTAGACTGATACCCCGTTTCATGGCATCTCTAAAATCTTCTTCGAATTTATTGAGCAGGTAGGCTTTATCGTTATCGTGAAATGTGTCGACAATTTCATCGGCTAAACGAACAAAACCGTAAATGCTGTAAATAGCATCGCGATGTTCTTTACTCAATAAACTCGTTGCATATGAAAAAGACGTGCTGTAATTTGATGTTACAACTTTCGAGATTTTTATTGAACAGGCGTTGTAAAGTCTCATACACATACTGGTTTCATGTTCACTACTACTGTGAATTACTAATAAAATCGAAATGCACTATAATTTCAACAGTCTGATAAATCAGGTACTTTATAAAAATAAATTATTTGCGTATTATTCGTAACTAAACAACGCAGAATAATGCTGTTTTGTTTACTCGAAGGTGAGTTAAAGTGGTGGGGGATAGGAAGAAAAACGAATGGTCTATATTCTGACAATACAAGAATCGGGCAGCCATCCCTGGTTACCGTCGGCCAGTTTTATTTCGGTCCAGCTGTCCAGCTGATCGGTAATTTCCAGTTTTAATCCTTCATAAATCAGAAACAGATCGGTACCGGTTTCGCTTGGCGAACTTTTTACCGTAACGCGCGGGCAGAAAACGATGGCGGTATTCCGGTTATTGATCCTGGCTTTTTGCTGTGCTGCGTGAGAAACCGCAAAACCTGACAGCAGAATGGCGAAAATACCAATCCAAAAAGAAAGGCGTTTTACGGCAACTGTTTTGCTAAAGAAAAAGCCGCCAAGCAGTAACAGGAACAATACAAACGACACAATGCTGATGTATGCCCAGGTATCGGCCGGGTATTTATTAATAATCGAATCTTTCCAGCGCAGGAAAAAGGGCTTTGGCAATTCTTCAATTTGAGTTACAACATACTGGTTCGCTACCTGAAGGTTGAATGCGATGTCTTCATCGTGCGGAGCCAGTACTTTGGCGCGCTCGTAATTTAAAATGGCGTTGTTGATGTCGCCGGTTTTAAAATAGGCATTTCCGAGGTTGAAATACACCTTTGCCGACTCTTCTCCTGTGGCTAAAATCTGCTCGTAAGCAGAAACAGCCTGCTGGTATTCTTCGGTGGTGTAATAAGCGTTGGCTTTTTCCCAAAGTTGCTCATTTGTTTCCTGTGCAAACACAAAAAACGGAGCTATAAGTAGTATGAATAATATAATCTTTTTCATCGTTTACTAGCGTTTAATTTGTTTTTCAAAACGGCTCATTGTCGTCTCAGCCTTCTTATACAAATCATGACGTGCTTCTGATCCTCCCACCGGAGCGTAGCGTGCAAATTCGCACTGGTCAACAACTTCTTCAAAGTCTTTAATTACTTCTTCGGCAACATTGCGGTCGGTGAGTTTTGCCACTGCATTTTCACGGTTCAGGTCCGCAACCGGAATTCCCAGTTTGTCGCTCAGGTAGCCCCAGAAAGCTTTTAGAATCGCTTCGTGGAATGCTTCGTTGTTGTTTTGTTTCATATAACCGGCAGCCGCTTTCAAACGTTTTACAGCAACGCGGTTGGCCTTTTTATTTCTTACCAGTGCAATGTTGGCATTTTCGCGGGCTTTTTTGCGGTACACGAAATACAGCACCACAAAGAGAACGGCACTAATCAGGTAGATCAAATAAAAGATGGTACTTCCGTAGAAGGTATGTCCTTTTACCTGCAACATTGGCTTACCTGATTTAATGAAGCGGATATCCTGTCCGATCAATTGCAAGTCTTCTTTACGTCGCGAACTGATCACAGTGGTTGATTGCTCTTCTGTACCTTTTTCAACATGCAGCGTGTAAGCATCGGTTGATTTGGTTACATATTTTCCTGTTGAAGGATTGAAGTAGGCAAACTTGATCGGCGGAATTTCATAGTCGCCTTCAAAACGTGGCTGAAACAGGTATTCAATAGTTTTATTCCCCGAAACGCCATTGTCGTTGGCTTGTACGTTATCGGTTGCACGCGGGTCGTAAACTTCAAAATCGCTAGGCAGATCCAGTTCCGGAGAACGCACCAAACGAATATTACCGTTACCCGAAATTTTCATGGTAAGCGTAACCGCATCGTTGGTGGTTACATTGGTACTGCTGATTTCTGACGATACATTAAAGTTACCCACGCCGCCCATAAAATTGGCCGGTTCGGTTGGAAGATCTTTTACATTCACCGAAACAGCATCGCTGGTAACGCGTGCTTTTACGGTTCGGTAATTGTCGAAAAAGTCATCGAAAAAACTACGTGCCTTTACCCGCTGGCGGATCAACAGTGCCATGCTGAATGGCTCGATTGTCAATCGTCCGTTTTGCTGCGGGAAAAGAATCGTCTTTTTCAGTATTCCAACCTGGTAAATTTTATCGTTGTATACCTCGCGGGTGAAATTTATCTGCTGCGGAATATCGATATCCTGGGTGTAAAAACCCTCGTACGTGGGCAGGTTTACCTCGTCAAAACCATGCACCGGAACATTCGGATTTACATACAATTTTACGGTGGCAATAATTTGCTCTCCACGGAAAACGTTTCGTTTGCTTAAATCAACGCGCACAAACAGGTTGTCTTTGTCGAGCTCTACATTTTGCGCTGTGCCTTGATCTTGTTGCGTTCCGCCTCCCTGCGACTGGTTGGGTTGCGCCTGTGCTTTCACCACCTGGATAGACAGGGAATTGGATTCAAAAACCTTTCCGTTTACTTCTATCGATCCCGGGCGGATTTCGAAAGTTCCTTCTGCTTTGGCCCGCAAAATATAGGTGTACGAATAAGTTACTTCCGAAGTCGTTTTCCCGTTAATGGTTTGAATACTGGTTGACTGCCCGGTACTCGGCCCCATTAATATTTGGAAATTATCGCTTAATCCCGGAGGAAGCTGCAAGTTTGTACCCCTGTCGTTCAATTGGAAGCTCAGCCTGAATTGTTGTCCCATTTCAACGGCGCTTGGTGCCGACATGGTAAAACGGGTTTGTTCGGCCCGGGCTGCAACCGCCGCGCAAATAAGAAAAATATATATTACCAGTTTCTTCATCATCGTTTCAAAGCCTACAAAATTATTGTTTTTGTTCAATTGCTTCTTTTTGTATCCGATTAATCCTTAATCTTTAATCGTTTATCATGCCAATTACCATTCTTTTTCCGAACGCGTACGTTTGGCTTTGGCAGCTTTCGCTTTTTTCACCTTATCCTGAATGTCGCGTTCGTCGTTTTGCAAAGCCTGCAACAGTTGCTCAGCATCCTGTTTCGAAATTTTATTTTGCTGAGGTTGTTGTTTTTGCTGCTGGTCTTTATTTTGGTCCTTGTTCTGATTTTGGTTCTGATCCTGCTTGTTTTGATCTTTATTCTGATCCTGCTGATCCTTGTTCTGATCTTTGTTTTGGTCCTGGTTATCCTTATTCTGATCGTTTTTATCCTTATTTTGATCTTTGTTCTGGTCCTTGTTGTCTTTATTCTGATCCTTGTTCTGATCTTTATTTTGCTGCTGTTGCTGTTCTTTTTTCTTTTTCAGCATTTGTGCATAGGCCAGATTGTATTTGGTTTCCAGATCATCAGGATTTTCACGCAGCGCTTTTTTGTACGACTCAATACTTTCATCCAGTTTCTCTTGCATCAGTTGCGTATTTCCCAGGTTGTGATTAACGCGGGCACGCTCAACCGGCTCTTCCATTTTCTCGGCTAGTTCGCTGAATTTAACCTCTGCATCTTCAAACTTTTGTTGTTTGTACAATGCATCGGCCAGGTTGTAGTTCCACTTCAAATCTTCAGGGCGTTTTTCCAGCGCCTTGCGGTATTCGGTTTCTGCATTACTGTATTTTACGGTGTCAACTTTCATAGTATCGCGCACGGCTTCCATGAAAAGTTTGTTCCCGTTACGTACAAATTTTCGTTCGTTTTGCCCGAAAACGGTTACCGAAATGACTATAAATAATGATAATATGATTGTCTTCTTCATGTCTCCTCCTTCTATCCAAACAATTTTATCCGCTTCAAATACTTGTTTTTGCGTTCAAGAATTACAAATTCCAGTAACAGCAAAAACAATCCCACTGCAAAGAAATACTGGAACTGGTCGTCGTACTCCGAATAAGTGCGCGTTTCCATTTCCTGTTTTTCCATTTTATTTATTTCGTCGAACAGGGCATTTAATCCCACCTGTGCATTGTTTGCACGTACATAAATTCCTCCACCGGTAGCAGCAATTTGCTCCAGCATTTGTTCATTCAACTTTGTTACCACCACATTCCCGTCGCGGTCTTTCAAATAATCGGTTTGTCCGTTGCGAAAAACCGGAATTGGCGAACCCGAAGGCAATCCCATTCCAATGGTATGTACAATAGCGCCTTCATCCAAAGCTGCTTTGGCTGATGCCAATGCGTCGTCTTCGTGGTTTTCACCGTCGGTAATAATTACAATCGCTTTGTTGGCTTCGCCGTTTGGAGTAAACGATTTTCGTGCCAAATCGATGGCTGCTCCGATTGCCGTTCCCTGCTTAGGAACGATTTGCGTGTTCACCGAATTCAAAAACAGTTTTGCCGAATTGTAATCGGTGGTAATTGGCAGCTGCGTGTAAGCATCGCCGGCAAAAACGATCAATCCGATCTTGTCGTCTTTCAAACGGTCTACCAGTCGTGAAATTGCTCTTTTCGCCCGTTCTAAACGGTTGGGCTGAATATCTTCGGCCATCATACTGTTCGACACGTCCAGCGCGATCATGAGCTCCACACCTTCGCGTTTTTCAGTTTTTAATTTCGATCCGAACTGGGGGCGGGCAATACCGACAACAAAGAATGCCAGTGCCAGCATCAGAATGATAAACTTAACAACGGGGCGGTTGCCTGAACTGTAGGGCATCAGTTGCCCAAGGATTTCCTGCTGACCAAACTTTTTTAATGCACGGCGGCGCGAGATTCGCGACCAGGCAAAAAACAGTGCCAGCAGCGGAATTAGTAACAATCCCCATAAGTATTCGATATTTGCAAACCTAAACATTTCCATCCTTCTATCTTTTTATGGGATACTTCTGAATATCGTTAAACGCAGGAATAAACTCACAATCAAAAACAGTGCCCCAAGCAGGGCAAAAGGCATAAATTCTTCCGACTTGCGGCTAAATTCGCGCACTTCTATTTTCGACTTTTCCAATGCGTCAATCTCTTTATAAATCTCTTCCAGCTTGGTATTGCTGGTTGCCCTGAAATAACGTCCGTCAGTAAGCGACGATATTTCCTGCAGGGTTTCTTCGTCAATCTTCACCGGCATATCGCGCAACTGAATGCCAAACTGTGTTTGAACGGGGTAGGGTGCCGTTCCAATGCTTCCCACTCCAACCGTATACACACGAATACCAAATGTTTTGGCAATTTCGGCGGCAGTTACCGGAGCAACTTCTCCGCGGTTGTTTTCACCGTCGGTAAGCAGAATAACCACGCGGCTGATGGCTTCGCTGTCTTTCAGGCGCGCAACCGAAGTGGCCAGTCCGTTTCCGATAGCTGTTCCATCTTCTATCATGCCACTTTCAATATCTTTAAACAGGTTGAGCAACACGGCGCGGTCGGTTGTAAGCGGACATTGCGTAAAAGCTTCGCCGGCAAAAACCACAAGTCCCATGCGGTCGTATTCACGCCCAGAGATGAATTCCATAGCTACATTTTTAGCAGCTTCCAAACGATCTGGGCTGAAATCCTGTGCCAGCATCGAACTCGAAATATCAAGCGCAATAACGATGTCGATACCTTCTGTTTCGCTTTGTTCCCAGTTTCTAGATGATTGTGGACGAGCCAGAACAACCACAAAAAAACTGATGGCGATTAGCAGGCATAAAAACACCAGGTGACGCAAATAATGCCTGATGGTTCTTGGGGCTTTTATTACCGAAGCAGTGGATGAAACCTGGATGCTTGCGGTATTTTTTTTCTGCCTGAAAATATACCACGCCACCATGGGAATCAATATCCACAGGATGTGAAATAGCTCAGGGTTTTTAAATGTCAATCCTTCAAACATCTCTTTCTATTTTATCTCAACTTCTTCAACGTTTTCATCATCATCTCCTTTTTCAGCGTCTTTGCTGTCAGCCTTTTTCTGTTCCTCTTTCTTCGTGTCGTTGACAAAGAAATAGGCATTTACCAGCGACAAGTTATCGTCGTCGGGCAGTGGCTGATATTTGGCAAATTTTACCAAATCGGCTAATTGTAGCAATTGCGACAGGTTCGAGAAATGTTTCTCGTTAATCAATCCTTTCTGTACTCTGAAACTTTCAATCGTTTCGTCTGTAGTTTGCTCCAACGCCCGAATGCCAAACCGGTCTTCAATATATTCCCGCAGTGTATCGGTCAGCTCGCTGTAATATTGTTTGGTCTTGCCTTTTTGCCACACTTTTTCAGTCTTGATACGATCCAACTCTCGTAACGCAACAATATGCGCCGGCTCTTTTGGTTTTGCCGGACGTGAAAATATAGGCTTGTTGTTTTTCTTCCGCTTAATCGAATATAAAAGGAAGAAAATGATGGCTCCGATAAGAATCACACCCAAAATATAAGGTGTAACTTCTTTTAAAGTCAGCGGAGCACCATAAGGCATTTTTATGTCGGTCGGCCCTTTGGTGGTATCGATTTGCATGGTGTAAACATTCAGTGTAACACCGTTGCTGGGAATGGAATCAATTGTTCCGTCCACATCGATTTTAAACCAGTAAGGCGGAATACGGTAACTTCCACTGTCGAAACTTGTAATGGTGTAGGCCTGAATTTGTTTCATCAGCGTTTCGTCATCCAGCTCAAAAGTGTCGACACCCGAACGGCTGATCACTTCAATCAGGCTGTTAATCGTATCCGGAACTGCCGGGAACTGTACGTTTACATCTTTTGGGTGATCAACTTCCAGGAAAAGTTTTACCTGGTCGCCGATCAGAATATTTGCAGAATCGAGGCTGGCAGTGGCTTTTATGCGCTGCGCCTGCGTTGTTCCTGCAATAAGAATTGATGTAAACAGAAATAATATTTTTAATTTCAATTGCATGCTTCTCTATTTTAATGCCCGTTTTTTAAACAAGGTCATTAACGATTTTACATAGTCTTCGTTGGTGTTTATCGATACATAATCAACACCGCTTTTTTTGAACATCACATCCAGCCGGCCCATGTGTTTTATCCACCAGTCGGCATAAAGTTTACGCGTTTTGCGAGAACTGCTGTCCACCCAAACGTAATTGCCTTTTTCAGCATCTTTCAGCTTTATCATTCCGATAGATGGCAGTTCTGTTTCGCGCTCGTCGTATATGTTCAGCGCCACCATGTCGTGCTTGTTGTTCGCTATAGAAAGAGCTATTTCCAGGTCTTTGTTATCGTCCATAAAGTCGGAAATAATAAAGGCTGTACAGCGCTTTTTAATGGCGTTTGTCATGTAACGAACAGCTTCGGTAATGTCGGTGCCGTTACTTTCGGGGTGAAAGTCGATCAACTCGCGAATGATTCGCAGGATGTGACTTTTTCCTTTTTTCGGCGGAATGAATTTCTCGATCTTATCCGAAAAGAATATCACCCCGATTTTGTCGTTGTTTTGAATCGCCGAAAACGAAAGCACAGCAGACAGTTCTGTAATTACATTTTTCTTCAGCTTTTCAAACGAACCAAATTCGCGCGATCCACTTACGTCGATCAGCAACATCACGGTGAGCTCGCGTTCCTCTTCAAATATTTTTACGTAGGGGTGACTGTAGCGGGCAGTAACATTCCAATCGATGTTACGAATGTCGTCGCCAAACTGGTATTCGCGCACTTCCGAGAAAGCCATACCGCGCCCTTTAAAAGCACTGTGGTACTCGCCGGCAAAAATATTGCGCGACAAACCACGTGTTTT
It contains:
- a CDS encoding carotenoid biosynthesis protein; this encodes MIGTKNIANTIHANYRYFVLFLIIFYAVGFAGLSVPATRSFFVHLTPFALILSSLIVGLFHSKFSAKTIVVFIFIYAASFIIELIGVNTGSIFGSYTYGHGLGVKLFNTPLIIGLNWLLLVYVSNSVIELTTWNPVVKVFGASFLLLIYDVLLEQVAPQLAMWSFSKSAIPVQNYVAWFLLALLFSLVINLLKINTKNRIAPVVFGIQALFFAALLLTLN
- a CDS encoding lycopene cyclase domain-containing protein gives rise to the protein MSLYFILLTASGAVPLLLSFDKRLQFYKQWKYVFSSIFLVALVYILFDVNFTNRGIWGFNPEYLSGSYLFTLPLEEILFFIVIPYASIFLHESIREYFPQLELKDKWNRALVLSLIFLCVLLIIFNTDKTYTFYIAAKLAVALLLSLILKSRITHSFFITFIVILIPFLIVNGILTGSYIDGEVVWYNNNENLGIRIFTIPVEDFAYAFSMILYNMLLIEQLKKFAKK
- a CDS encoding sterol desaturase family protein, giving the protein MNILIAIAAFCFMEFVAWSNHKFVMHGFLWKWHRDHHVNDHKKNASQTELYKPGFEKNDYFFLVYAIPAIVVLIVGFFFHISALIALGIGISLYGLTYFAIHDVMIHQRLNIPFLTHTKNKYLKAVREAHLAHHRGKNIRDFDNYGLLIFQFRFLKK
- the idi gene encoding isopentenyl-diphosphate Delta-isomerase; this translates as MKNNNKIEKVILVDQNDNVLGEMEKLEAHVKGLLHRAISVFIINSKGEWLIHQRALNKYHSNGLWTNTCCSHPYPEEASIDAANRRLMEEMGMQASLQEIFDFTYKEELDNQLTEHELDRVFIGFSDELPKPNANEVLSWKYVDYEELKKDVKNNPENYTVWFKKIYERVEEHLNVKT
- a CDS encoding phytoene/squalene synthase family protein, which translates into the protein MRLYNACSIKISKVVTSNYSTSFSYATSLLSKEHRDAIYSIYGFVRLADEIVDTFHDNDKAYLLNKFEEDFRDAMKRGISLNPVLQAFQYTVKKYNISLDHVDAFLTSMRYDLEKKEYKTKLEANQYIYGSADVVGLMCLKVFCDGDQKKFDELVTPAMKLGSAFQKVNFLRDLREDTETLGRNYFAELNSKEFCDEEKKRIIKDIEADFETAYEGIRKLPGKSKLAVLVAYNYYRLLLNKLKRTPASVIMQNRVRVPNYKKMLIMVKAKTLYNLRLV
- a CDS encoding tetratricopeptide repeat protein, whose product is MKKIILFILLIAPFFVFAQETNEQLWEKANAYYTTEEYQQAVSAYEQILATGEESAKVYFNLGNAYFKTGDINNAILNYERAKVLAPHDEDIAFNLQVANQYVVTQIEELPKPFFLRWKDSIINKYPADTWAYISIVSFVLFLLLLGGFFFSKTVAVKRLSFWIGIFAILLSGFAVSHAAQQKARINNRNTAIVFCPRVTVKSSPSETGTDLFLIYEGLKLEITDQLDSWTEIKLADGNQGWLPDSCIVRI
- a CDS encoding BatD family protein, which translates into the protein MMKKLVIYIFLICAAVAARAEQTRFTMSAPSAVEMGQQFRLSFQLNDRGTNLQLPPGLSDNFQILMGPSTGQSTSIQTINGKTTSEVTYSYTYILRAKAEGTFEIRPGSIEVNGKVFESNSLSIQVVKAQAQPNQSQGGGTQQDQGTAQNVELDKDNLFVRVDLSKRNVFRGEQIIATVKLYVNPNVPVHGFDEVNLPTYEGFYTQDIDIPQQINFTREVYNDKIYQVGILKKTILFPQQNGRLTIEPFSMALLIRQRVKARSFFDDFFDNYRTVKARVTSDAVSVNVKDLPTEPANFMGGVGNFNVSSEISSTNVTTNDAVTLTMKISGNGNIRLVRSPELDLPSDFEVYDPRATDNVQANDNGVSGNKTIEYLFQPRFEGDYEIPPIKFAYFNPSTGKYVTKSTDAYTLHVEKGTEEQSTTVISSRRKEDLQLIGQDIRFIKSGKPMLQVKGHTFYGSTIFYLIYLISAVLFVVLYFVYRKKARENANIALVRNKKANRVAVKRLKAAAGYMKQNNNEAFHEAILKAFWGYLSDKLGIPVADLNRENAVAKLTDRNVAEEVIKDFEEVVDQCEFARYAPVGGSEARHDLYKKAETTMSRFEKQIKR
- a CDS encoding tetratricopeptide repeat protein — encoded protein: MKKTIILSLFIVISVTVFGQNERKFVRNGNKLFMEAVRDTMKVDTVKYSNAETEYRKALEKRPEDLKWNYNLADALYKQQKFEDAEVKFSELAEKMEEPVERARVNHNLGNTQLMQEKLDESIESYKKALRENPDDLETKYNLAYAQMLKKKKEQQQQQNKDQNKDQNKDNKDQNKDQNKDKNDQNKDNQDQNKDQNKDQQDQNKDQNKQDQNQNQNKDQNKDQQQKQQPQQNKISKQDAEQLLQALQNDERDIQDKVKKAKAAKAKRTRSEKEW
- a CDS encoding VWA domain-containing protein; this encodes MEMFRFANIEYLWGLLLIPLLALFFAWSRISRRRALKKFGQQEILGQLMPYSSGNRPVVKFIILMLALAFFVVGIARPQFGSKLKTEKREGVELMIALDVSNSMMAEDIQPNRLERAKRAISRLVDRLKDDKIGLIVFAGDAYTQLPITTDYNSAKLFLNSVNTQIVPKQGTAIGAAIDLARKSFTPNGEANKAIVIITDGENHEDDALASAKAALDEGAIVHTIGMGLPSGSPIPVFRNGQTDYLKDRDGNVVVTKLNEQMLEQIAATGGGIYVRANNAQVGLNALFDEINKMEKQEMETRTYSEYDDQFQYFFAVGLFLLLLEFVILERKNKYLKRIKLFG
- a CDS encoding VWA domain-containing protein yields the protein MFEGLTFKNPELFHILWILIPMVAWYIFRQKKNTASIQVSSTASVIKAPRTIRHYLRHLVFLCLLIAISFFVVVLARPQSSRNWEQSETEGIDIVIALDISSSMLAQDFSPDRLEAAKNVAMEFISGREYDRMGLVVFAGEAFTQCPLTTDRAVLLNLFKDIESGMIEDGTAIGNGLATSVARLKDSEAISRVVILLTDGENNRGEVAPVTAAEIAKTFGIRVYTVGVGSIGTAPYPVQTQFGIQLRDMPVKIDEETLQEISSLTDGRYFRATSNTKLEEIYKEIDALEKSKIEVREFSRKSEEFMPFALLGALFLIVSLFLRLTIFRSIP
- a CDS encoding DUF58 domain-containing protein, whose amino-acid sequence is METTDLLKKVRKIEIKTRGLSRNIFAGEYHSAFKGRGMAFSEVREYQFGDDIRNIDWNVTARYSHPYVKIFEEERELTVMLLIDVSGSREFGSFEKLKKNVITELSAVLSFSAIQNNDKIGVIFFSDKIEKFIPPKKGKSHILRIIRELIDFHPESNGTDITEAVRYMTNAIKKRCTAFIISDFMDDNKDLEIALSIANNKHDMVALNIYDERETELPSIGMIKLKDAEKGNYVWVDSSSRKTRKLYADWWIKHMGRLDVMFKKSGVDYVSINTNEDYVKSLMTLFKKRALK